The genomic region CCCGGGTCGGTTCGCGCATCCTTCTGCAGATGGAGGGCGGCCACACGGTGTAGCCCGGGGGCGTTGTCCCGGGGCTTGCGGTACACTCCGCCCCTTCTCAGCGGAGGTTCGCCGGAATGCTCAAGGCCTGTGTTCTCGCCGTCGCGTCGGTTCTCGGCGCGCTGCCCACGACCGTTCTCGCCCAGCCCCAGCCGCGGCCGGATGCCCAGCCACAGGCGGCCGCGGGCGTGCAGGGGTATTACCGCCAGCCCGCAATCCACGGCGAGTTGATCGTGTTCGTCTCCGAGGGGGACCTGTGGAAGGTGCCCCTGCGCGGCGGGGTGGCCTCGCGCATGACGACCCACGCCGGCGCGGAGGGCTCGCCGCGTATCTCGCCCGACGGCACGCAGGTGGCGTTCGTCGGGACTTACGAGGGGCCGACTGAGGTGTACGTGATGCCCGTGAGCGGCGGCGTGCCCAAGCGGCTGACCTTCGATTCTGAGCGCGCGGCGGCGGTGGGGTGGCATGGCGACCGCATCCTGGCGAGCACGACGCGGTTCTCGACACTTCCCGCGACGCAGCTCACGCTGATTGATCCCAGGAGCGGCGGGCGCGATGTGATCCCGCTGGCGCAGGCGAGCGACGGGTGCTTTGACGACAAGGGCCGGCTGTACTTCACGCGGCTTGCTTTCCAGGGCAGCCAGACCAAGCGCTACCAGGGCGGCACGGCCCAGAACCTATGGCGGTGGGACCGCGGCGACAACGAGGCCGTGCCGCTGACCGCCGATTACAAGGGCACGAGCGCCACGCCCATGTGGTGGAAGGGGCGGGTGTACTTCCTCAGCGACCGCGGCGGCATGATGGAGCTGTGGTCGATGACGCCGGAGGGCAAGGAGCTCAAGCGGCACACGAACCACGACCGCGGCGCGACGGTGGGCTTTGACGTCAAGAGCCCGAGCCTGTCTGAGGGCCGCATTGTCTATCAGCTCGGCGCCGACCTGTGGGCGTACGACATCGCTAAGAACACGGACACCAAGATCGCGGTGACGCTGGACTCGGACTTCGATCAGATGCGGGAGAGCTGGGTGAAGAACCCGTTCCAGTATCTGTCCGCCGCGCACGTCTCGCCGGATGGGGACCGGGTCGTGCTGACGGCGCGCGGGCAGGTGTTCGTGGCGCCCAAGGGGCAGGGGCGGCTGGCGGAGGTCACGCGCAAGGGCGGGGTGCGGTATCGGCAAGCGCGGTTCATGCCCGACGGCAAGTCGCTCGTGGCGCTGTCGGATGAGTCGGGTGAGGTCGAAGTATGGACGCTGCCGGCCAACGGAATCGGCAAGCCCGAGCAGTTGACCACCGACGGCACGGTGCTGCGGTGGGAGAGCGAGCCCAGCCCTGACGGCAAGTGGCTGGTCCATACCGACAAGAACCAGCGGCTGTGGATCATGAACCTGGAGACCAAGGAGCAGAAGCAGGTCGACGAGAACAAGTGGGATGATGTGGGCGGCATCGAGTGGTCGCCCGACAGCCGCTGGTTCACATACGTAACGCACGCGTCGAACCTCAACCGCATCGTGCGGCTGTACAGCGTGGAGACGGGGGCGCTCACGCCCGTGACGACCGACCGCTATGACAGCTTCGCGTGCTCGTGGAGCCCGGATGGGAACTGGCTGTACCTGCTGAGCGACCGCAACCTCAAGAGCGTGGTGGGCTCGCCGTGGGGCCAGATGGCGCCGGAGCCGTACTTCGACAAGAAGACGAAGGTGTACCAGGTGGCGCTGCGAAAGGGCGTGCGCTCGCCCTTCACGCCGGCGGATGAGCTCTCGGCTGAGAAGAAGGACGAGAAGAAAGAGGAGAAGACGAAGGAGGAGAAGCCCTCTGAAGAGAAGCCCGAGACGAAGGACGAGAAGTCCGACGCGGCCGAGAAGGGGTCATCCTCGGAGAAGAAGGGCGACGCCGAGAAGAAGGCCGACGCCGAGAAGAAGGGCAAGGCCGACAAGAAGCCCAAGCCCGTCAAGATCGACCTCGACGGCCTCTCCAACCGCCTCGCCGAGATCCCGGTTCCTCCCGGCCGCTACAGCGGCCTGAGCGTGACAGACAAGCGACTGTACTTCTTCGACCGCGACGACGATAAGGCGAACCTCGCGTTCCTGGAGATCAGCAACAAGGACCACGAGGTCAAGACGCTCGCCAAGGACGTCACGCAGTACGAGCTGACGCTGGACCGCAAGTCGATCATGCTCCGCAAGGGCAACGCGATCCACATCGTCGACGCGGCGGCCGCGGCCAACGTGGGGCTGGACGACAAGAACATCGTCAAGCTCAGCGGCTGGACCTTCCCGGTCACGCCGCGTGAGGAGTGGCGGCAGATGTTCGTGGAGGCGTGGCGTCTGGAGCGCGACTACTTCTACGACACCAAGATGCACGGCCTGGACTGGGGCGCGATGCGCGACCGCTACCTGCCCCTGGTGGACCGCATCAGCAGCCGCGAGGAACTGAGCGATCTCATCGCGCAGATGGTGGGGGAGCTGTCGGCGCTGCACATCTTCGTTCGGGGCGGTGACGTTCGTCAGGGCTCGGACACTGTGACAGCGGGCTCGCTGGGCGGGCTGCTGGTGCGGGACGAGGCCGCGGGGGGGTATCGGGTTGAGCGGATCTACCAGTGCGACCCGGATATGCCCGAGCGGCGGTCGCCGTTGCTGGCGCCGGGCGTTGACATCGAGCAGGGTGACGTGATCTTGGAGATCAACGGGCGCCCGACGCTGTCGGTGCAGGACTGCGCCCTGCTGCTGCGGAACCAGGCGGGGAAGCAGGTGTTGCTGAAGGTGAAGCCAAAGAACCCGCGCCCGGTGCGGGCGGCCGATGAGGACACGGGCGAGAAGGCGGACACGTCGGACAAGGCCGACAAGGACTCCGGCGAGGAGAAGGACAAGCCCGACGCCACTGACACCGCCGACGGCACGCGCCTCGCCGTCATCGTACCAATCACCCCCCAGAGCGAGAACGACCTCCGCTACCACGACTGGCAGCACAGCCGCCGCATGATGGTGGAGGACATGGGCAAGGGCGACATCGGC from Phycisphaerales bacterium harbors:
- a CDS encoding S41 family peptidase, whose protein sequence is MLKACVLAVASVLGALPTTVLAQPQPRPDAQPQAAAGVQGYYRQPAIHGELIVFVSEGDLWKVPLRGGVASRMTTHAGAEGSPRISPDGTQVAFVGTYEGPTEVYVMPVSGGVPKRLTFDSERAAAVGWHGDRILASTTRFSTLPATQLTLIDPRSGGRDVIPLAQASDGCFDDKGRLYFTRLAFQGSQTKRYQGGTAQNLWRWDRGDNEAVPLTADYKGTSATPMWWKGRVYFLSDRGGMMELWSMTPEGKELKRHTNHDRGATVGFDVKSPSLSEGRIVYQLGADLWAYDIAKNTDTKIAVTLDSDFDQMRESWVKNPFQYLSAAHVSPDGDRVVLTARGQVFVAPKGQGRLAEVTRKGGVRYRQARFMPDGKSLVALSDESGEVEVWTLPANGIGKPEQLTTDGTVLRWESEPSPDGKWLVHTDKNQRLWIMNLETKEQKQVDENKWDDVGGIEWSPDSRWFTYVTHASNLNRIVRLYSVETGALTPVTTDRYDSFACSWSPDGNWLYLLSDRNLKSVVGSPWGQMAPEPYFDKKTKVYQVALRKGVRSPFTPADELSAEKKDEKKEEKTKEEKPSEEKPETKDEKSDAAEKGSSSEKKGDAEKKADAEKKGKADKKPKPVKIDLDGLSNRLAEIPVPPGRYSGLSVTDKRLYFFDRDDDKANLAFLEISNKDHEVKTLAKDVTQYELTLDRKSIMLRKGNAIHIVDAAAAANVGLDDKNIVKLSGWTFPVTPREEWRQMFVEAWRLERDYFYDTKMHGLDWGAMRDRYLPLVDRISSREELSDLIAQMVGELSALHIFVRGGDVRQGSDTVTAGSLGGLLVRDEAAGGYRVERIYQCDPDMPERRSPLLAPGVDIEQGDVILEINGRPTLSVQDCALLLRNQAGKQVLLKVKPKNPRPVRAADEDTGEKADTSDKADKDSGEEKDKPDATDTADGTRLAVIVPITPQSENDLRYHDWQHSRRMMVEDMGKGDIGYIHLRAMGSENIAEFARGYYPVFNRKGLIIDVRNNRGGNIDSWILSRLLRKAWFFWQPRVGEPYWNMQYAFRGHVAVLCNESTASDGEAFAEGIKRLNIGKVIGTRTWGGEIWLSSSNFLVDGGIATAAEIGVFGPEGQWLIEGHGVDPDIVVDNLPHATFKGKDAQLEAAVKHLQQRIKDEPIPEPKAPPHPVKAWKPSEEPAR